GCTATAATTTTAGTACTACAAGCGTTTTTAACATAAATAGAGTATATTTAATGTTAGAAATATTTGAGTTATGTTGATAATTAAAAGGGAAAAATATAATTATTTGACATAACCGCAAATACAGTATGCGACATGACAACATGTTTAGGGCTGACTTTTGCAGTTTTTATTATATCATTAACAAGATTTGTTAATGGTATTTGTAAATCATTTTTTATGATTTACATTATGTCAATTAATAATATTTAGTTTGAAATTATTATCATTTCTCACTAAACATGAATTATACTCTTCAAAAAAAACAGAGGTAAAAACCAATGAAAACTGAAGAGATAAGTAATAATAATGAATCTATTAAAATATATAAAAGAGTAGGTTCAATTTTTAAAAAGCCAATTAGCAGTATCAAAACTGAAAAAAAATATTATATTCCAAAACATATTTTAAAAAATAAAAAAAAAATTGAAACTAAACTTTCGATAGCAATGCTTATGCCCGAATACAATAGCTTAACAATTAATAAATATAATCAAATTTTAAATAATATTGATTTGATGATTAAAAATAGACTTTTAGAGGGTGAGTTGTAATGAAAAAACTTAACTTTCTACTTAACTTTTCAAAAGCACTTAACTTTTTTCCTTATGTCCTACTGCATAGGTTATATGGAGTTCTGCTAGTAATTAACGGAAGTGTAAAATGGTGAAAAAAACCACAAAAAACCTTAACTCTTCAAAAAGACTTAACTTAAAACCTTTACAGCAACGGCGTAATAATCCTAAAAAGCTTAAATTAACTAAGAGAGAAAAGGAAATATTACACCTTTTACATATAGAATGTTTAACACCTGTTCAAATAGCTAAGAGGCGTAAAGTAAGCAAATCAGCAGTTTCTCAAATTATCAAAAGGCTTAAAGAAAAAGGTTTTTTTAATGTTGGACTAAAAAGCTTAACTCAAGGTGGGGTCACTACGCAACCACTCTCAAAGGAACACCCATTTAGATTACACGCCCAAAGGTTCTATATTGAGATTTTAGATAGGACAGATGCCTTTATGAAGAAAATCAAACAAATTGGAAAAGGTATAGAATATGTTGATGGTAATTACATAACTTATAATGAAAAATATATCCAAATTTTAGGAAAGAAAGATTTTTGGGCAGATTCGCCTCTTGAAGCAGAAGAACAAAGTTTAGACTATTGGACTAAATTTATTTTAAAATTAGAACAGAAATTAAAAATAGTTCTTTTAAAAAATGGATATGAAAATATTAGATACTCAAAGTCTGGAGAGTTTGCAGAAACTAATAATGAACTTGCCAGAGATTATAATAATAGAAAAGATAAACTTATGGTAAGAGGAACTGATGATAATAAAGTTTGGCTTATTATAGATAATTCTTTTAATTTGCAT
Above is a genomic segment from Candidatus Woesearchaeota archaeon containing:
- a CDS encoding helix-turn-helix domain-containing protein — protein: MVKKTTKNLNSSKRLNLKPLQQRRNNPKKLKLTKREKEILHLLHIECLTPVQIAKRRKVSKSAVSQIIKRLKEKGFFNVGLKSLTQGGVTTQPLSKEHPFRLHAQRFYIEILDRTDAFMKKIKQIGKGIEYVDGNYITYNEKYIQILGKKDFWADSPLEAEEQSLDYWTKFILKLEQKLKIVLLKNGYENIRYSKSGEFAETNNELARDYNNRKDKLMVRGTDDNKVWLIIDNSFNLHEMETTHSKFSMDDAIKVTDHFNDIRDFPVMRPSEISRVVGEISRNVEELSKQQIMMTNSQTNTNEQLKAVIGLHQNLVNMVTTPQTNNNQGGNDDFDPSKSNMFM